From Micromonospora auratinigra:
AGCAGCACCAGGTGTACGCCCGCCACCTCGACGGCCCGCAACCGGCCGGGAAAGGCGGCGTCCATGTGCGCCTTCATGAGCCGCGAAACGGCCGCCAGCCGATCGTCTTTCACACCGGCGACAGTAGTCTCGTGGCTGATGACACGAAGCTTCAGTGATCGGGCCACGTTCGCGGTGGAGATCGGCGAGGTCGAGCCGTCGCAACTGCGCGTCGTCGACCTGTGGGCGGCCGGCAGGCGGCTGACCATCGAGGACAACTCGGCCTTCCTCCCGTACTTCATTCCCGTCCTGCGGTCGAGCGCTGCCCGGGTACGCCGACGCGACGTCGCGGGTTGTCCCTTCCCTGGCCGTACGCCGGAGGAGGTGTTCCGGCTGCTCCACGCGGACGAGACGGAGTTCCGGGAACAGTTCTGGTTCCTGCGGTGGGGGGAGACCGTCGACAACGTCTCGGCGTACGCCTACCTCGACGAGGATCTGGTGATCGTCTTCGCGTTCCGGCGGGAGGATCATCCCGAGTCGGCGGACCTGGGCCGGGTGTTCGTCGCCCGGATACCACCGGACGAGTTCGTGACCACCGTGGAGCAGGCAGCCCACCTGCTGGAGGCCGAGTCGGCCCGGCGAGCGACTTGAGTGCGCCCCGCGGCGACCGGTCACAGCCACCCGGTGCCGGCTTCGGTGATGCGGGCGACCCACACGTCATGGGTACGGGTCCGTGACCAGATGTCGACGCGTCCGCCATCGCCGCCGAGGTCGACCACCTCGGCCCCGTGCTCCCACCGGGCCGGCCAGGAATCGAAGCGGCGCACCGCGGTCAGGCCGTGGGCCGCCAGGGCGGCCAGCGCCGGTCCGAGGAGGGCAGCCACCTGCGCTGTCGTCGGCGGCTCGCCGGCCACGCAGGCGAGGAAGGCGTCCGCGATCTCCCCGAGCGGCAGTGGCAGGTCCCCTTCCAGTGGGCTGAGTACGAGGTACTCGGCGTCGGTCAGCCCGTTCGGATCAGCCATGCTGAGGATCGTCCTCCATCGGGTCGGCGCCCCGGACCACGCCGACCGCGTACGCGCCCGTCGACCGTCCCGTGTGGACGAACCCGGTGCCGTGCTCGCGAGTCTGGGCTTGCGCTACTCGATCGAACTGTGGAGCGGGAACGGAGCACTTCTGCTGCGAGAACTGGCCGGATGACCCGTTCGCACAGGCAGAGCGGCCCGTGTCAGCGCTCGCTCTCGTTCCGAGATCTAGTCGTGGACCGGGGCGTACTCAGGTGCGATCTCGGGGACGTTCGGGTACCGGATGCTGCCCTCGGTCTCCCACCAACGGCTCGTATATTCACTCGGGTTCTTGTATTCGAATATGGCCGCCAGGCCCAGCAGGGAAACCGGATTGTCCGCCCAGAAGTCCCAGCCACCCCGCTGGGCACAAAAGATGTCACGTTCTCTGTCGTACCAGATTGAGAATCCCTTTCGCTCCAGGACCGCGATCGCTGTCGTGTAGACATTCACGTGTTCGCTCAGCGCTGGCATCCCGCCTCCTCCTGGAGCGTCTCTCGGCCCGCACCGCCCAGCGGACCCTGGACGACCGGGTGACCGGGGTGGCGGGTCGGCGAGGCGCACCGTGCAGGGCAGGCGATCGGCCTGCCCACAACTCCTGCACGGCAGGTCGCCGCCTGGCTCGCGGAGTGAACTTCTGCTGGTGGTGTGTGGTGGGCGCGGCAGGTTTCGAACCTGCGACCCCTCGCTTGTAAGGCGAGTGCTCTCCCGCTGAGCTACGCGCCCGGGACGCCGTACGGCGGGCCGGAGTTGGCAAGCTTACCTGCCGGCCTCCGACCCGGTCGAACGGTGTGCCTGGGGGTGGGATCAGGCGGCGACGGCCTCGGCCAGCGCCTTGCGCCAGCCCTGCTGGTCGCGGGCCTCACCGGGCATGTTCATCTCGGCGAACCGGACCACGCCGGCCTTGTCGATCACGAACGTGCCGCGGTTGGCGATGCCCGCGACGTCGTTGAAGACGCCGTACGCCTGGGCGACCGCGCCGTGCGGCCAGAAGTCGGCCAGCAGCGGGAACTGGTAGCCCTCCCGGTCGGCCCAGATCTTGTGGGCGTAGACCGAGTCGACGCTGACGGTGAGCACCTGGACGTCGTCGTTGACGTACTCGTTGAGGTTGTCCCGCACCTCGCAGAGCTCACCCTGGCAGATGCCGGTGAAGGCGAGCGGGTAGAACACCAGCAGCACACTGCGGCTGCCGCGGAAGTCGGAGAGCCGGACCTCCTGGTTGTTCTGGTCCTTCAGGACGAAGTCCGGCGCCTCGGCGCCAACCTCGATGGGCATGCGTACTCCTCGGGTCGGGTCTGGAGATGATCAGCCTGCCACACCCGGCGGCGTCGGCCGCCGGGTGTGGGCGGCCGTTACTTCTTGCCCTTCGACCCGCGCCGCAGCACGAGGCGGGCGCCGCTCCAGTCGCGGCCCGCGTTGATCGTGGAGGTCTGCTGCAGACCGGCGGTCTGCGCGCTCTCCGCGACCTCGCTGGGCTCGACGTGGCCGTCCCGGCCGGCCTTGGGCGTCAGGAGCCAGACCACGCCGGCGTCGGCGAGCGGCCCGAGGGCGTCGACGAGGAGCTCGAAGAGGTCACCGTCGCCGTCGCGGTACCAGACGAGAACTGCGTCGACCACCTCGTCGGTGTCCTCGTCGACCAGATCTCCACAGCGGTCGGTCAGGGCGTCCCGGAGATCCTGGTCGACGTCCTCGTCGTACCCCATCTCCATGACGACCATCCCCGGTTCGATCCCGAACCGGTCCGCCAGGCTGCGTACCCCGTCGGCGGCCTGACCAGCGGTCGCGCTCACTGTCGCGTGCCTCCTCATCTCATCCCTGCTCGCGGCGTCGCGGCGACGCCGTCGGGCCAAGTCCACACAGTTGTGGCTCCCCGCGCAAGTGGCGCACCGGGTGGAACGGAATTTACCGTGCCAGCAGCGTACGGGCACCCTGGGTAATGGCTTCCTCGGAGACCAGAACCTGACCCGCCGCCGGACCCAATGGTACAAACGAGTCAAGTCCGGCAACGCGCCGCGCTGCTCCGACGTAGCCGGCGTCCACCAGCGCGGCGATCACCCCCTCGCCCACCCCGCCCGAGCGGCGGGTCTCGTCGACGACCAGCACCCGCCCGGTGGCCGAGGCCTCCCGGATGATGTCCGCCACCGGCAGCGGCGCGATCCAGCGCAGGTCCACCACCCGGCTGCCGATCCCCTCGTCGGCGAGGGTGGCCGCCGCCCGCAGCGACATCCGTACCCCGTTGCCGAAGGTGACGATGGTGACGTCCTCGGCCGAACCGACCCCGTACACCCGGGCCCGGCCGACCGGGACGTGCGCGGCGGCCCACCCGCCCGGCTCGGCGTACCCGGCCGCCCACTCGCCGTCACCCTCCGTGTAGAGGTCGCGGGTGTGGTAGAGCGCGACCGGCTCCACGAAGACCGACACCGTGCCGTCCACCGCCGCGGCGGCCAGGCAGCTGCGCAGCAGCGGCGCGGCGTCGTCGGGTCGCGCCGGCACCGCGATCACCAGACCCGGCACGTCCCGCAGCACCGCCAGCGAGTTGTCGTTGTGGAAGTGGCCACCGAACCCCTCCTGGTACGCCAGCCCGGCGACCCGGACCACCATCGGGTTGCGGAACGCGCCGTGCGAGAAGAAGCGCATGGTGGCCGCCTCGCCCCGCAACTGGTCCTCGGCGTTGTGCAGGTACGCCAGGTACTGGATCTCCGGCACCGGCAGCATCCCGGCCAGCCCGGCGCCCAGCCCGAGACCGAGGATCGAGGTCTCGTCGAGCAGCGTGTCGAAGACCCGGGCCGGGCCGAACCGGTCCCGCAGCCCCTTCGTCACCCCGTACACGCCGCCCTTCGCGGCGACGTCCTCGCCGAAGACCGCCATCCCCGGGTGGTCCAGCATCCCGTCGGTGAGCGCCGCGTTGATGCTCTGCGCCAGCGTCAGCGGACCGGCCAGCTCCGGCAGCCGGCCACCGAACGCCTCGGCGCGGGCACCCGCGCCCGGGCCGGCCGCCCGGACGCCCGCCTCGGCGACCGCCCGGGAGACCCGCACCGGCCGCCGCGGCGACAGCTCCGCGACGACCTCGGCGGGTGACGACAGCTTCGGCTCGTCGAGCACCTCCTCGGCGATCCGGCGGATCTGCCAGCCGCGCTCGTCGTAGCGGGCCAGCAGTTCCGCGCCGTCGGCGAAGCCGCCCTCGACCAGGGCCCGCGCGGTGGCCAGCAGCGGGTCCCGCTCGGCGTCCGCGGCCAGCTCACCCGGGCTGCGGTACGCGGTCTCCGCGTCCGCCCCGGCGTGCCCCATCAGCCGGACGGTGGCCAGGTGCAGTACGGCGGGACGCCGGTGCCGGCGCACCCAGGCCGCCGCCTCGACCGCCACCCGGTACGCCTCGACCGGGTCGGCGCCGTCGGCGGCGAAGTAGCGGATGCCCGGCTTGGCGCGCAGGGTCGCCTCGACCCAGCCCCGGGGCGAGCGGACGCTGATGCCGAGCCCGTTGTCCTCGCAGACGAACAGCACCGGGATGCGCAGGCCGGTGTGGTCGTACCAGCCGGCGGTGTTGAACGCGGCCGTGGCGGTGGCGTGGTTGACCGAGGCGTCGCCGAACGAGCAGACCACGATGGCGTCGGCCGGCCAGGCGCCGCCGATCCCGGTGCCGCTCCCGTTCGCAGTGCCGGTCCCGGTGACGCCGGTCGCGTCGGCACCGGCCGGGGCGGGGTCGGCAACGTCGGCGCCGGTGCGCCGCCCGCCGCCGGTCCGGCGCAACCGCTCCAGGGCGAGGCCGAGACCGACCGCCCGGGGCAGGTGCGAGGCGATCGTGGAGGTGGTCGGGATGACCGCCAGGTCGGCCCGGCCGAACACCTTGTGCCGGCCCCCGGCGATCGGCTCCCGCGCCGAGGCGACCACCCCGCGCAGCACGTCCCGCGCCGCCTCGGCGTACGCGTCGACCGGATCGGACGGGGGCAGGGGCGGCGGGTCCACCGTCGCCTCACCGGCCGCGTCGACCACCACGGCGGCACCGACCGGCAGGCTCGCCACCCCGTCGTCCGTGGCGTCGGCGAACCGCTCCCCGGACGACGGCGCGCCCCCGACGACCGTCCCGGTCCCCGCGCCACGGTCCTCCACCGGGACGTCTCCGGCAGCGCGGGGTCCGGGGATGCGGCTGCTTGCACCGGCGGCGTCGGGCCCGGTCCGGCCCGGGTCGTCCCCGGCGCCGGTCGACCCGGCATCGCCCCACCCGCCGGCCGCCGCGCCGCCGGCACCGGCTCCCGGGCCGTCAGCGTCGGCGGGCACGCCGTCGACGTCGGCTCCGGCGAGGTACGACCGGGCGTCGGCCTGCCGCACGTCGGTCCCGGCCGCATCGAGAAGGTCGGTCCCGCCGGCGTGGTGGGCGGCGGGCCCGCCCGCCGTGACGTGGGTGCCGACGGGGTGGGAGCCGTCGGTTCCGGCGCGGTCCGAGCCGTCGCGCCCGCCGGGGCCCGGGGCGGCGTCGGTCCCGATGAGCCCCGCGGCGTCGGTCCCGGCCAGGTCCGCGGCGTCGGCCGCGGTGAGGTCCGGGGCGGCGTCGGCCGCGGTGAGGTCCGGGGCGGCGTCGGCCGCGGTGAGGTCCGGGGCCGCGGCCGGGAAGCCGCCCGCCGCCTGGGCGGCCCGCAGGCAGTAGAAGGCACCGGAGCGGTAGTGCAGCAGGGCCGGATCGGTGGGCCGCAGCGCGGCGGCCACCACCGCGTTGCTCTCGTGCCCCGCCGAGCCGATGGTGTAGTAGCCCTCGCCGAAGCTGCGCAGCCAGCGGGCGGCGAGATCCAGCAGCCGGCTGGTCAGCTGCGCGTCGAAGAGGGCCAGCGCCTGCGCGCCGGTCAACGGCGCGCCGGCGGAGAGCGGCTCGCCCAGGTCACGCCGCTGGGCGGGGACACGGAGCTCGCCCAGGGCCGCCCGGAACCGGTCGTCGAGATCTTGCGGGGTCACGTCGGACAGCATTACCGACGAACGCCCGGGTCGCCCACTCGGACACGTTCCGCCCGGCCCGGATCAGTCCGGCCCGCACCGCTCCGGGCAGCCCCCGTCGGACACCTTCCAGGCCAGCTCGCGCAGCGTGGCCAACTCCTCGGTCCGCAGCCCGTCCAGGAGTCGGGAGTCCGACATGACCAGGCGTACGCGCTCGCGGACCCGCCGGCCGTCGGCGGTGACCACGAGCGCCTTCTGCCGCCGGTCGGCCGGGTCGGTCCGCCGCTCCACCAGCCCGGCCTGTTCCAGCTTGTCGACCAGGGCGGTGACGTTGGACCGGTCGCAGCGCAGCCGCTCGGCCAGGTCCCGCGCCGGCAGCGGCCGGTCCGGGTCCAGCTCGTCCAGGGCCCGGGCGGTGGCCGGGGTGAGGCCCAGCCCGGCGACCTCGACGTCCTGGTGGTGCCGCAGGGCCGCGGCGATGTGCATGATCCGGCGCACGGTGTCACCGGCCAGGGCGGAGCGGTCCGGGTCGGTGGGGGGCGCCATGGCGCAACTCTACGTACGCGCCCACGGTCGCGTCCCGTCGTCACAGCTGGCCGCAGAACCGGGTGCCCCCGTCCCCTCGCCGCGCTGATTCACGGAAAGAGTGGTTGTCCCGCGTCGGATAACCACTCTTTCCGTGAATCAGGGGCCAGGCGGCCCGGCGAGACGGGGGTCAGGCGGCGAGGAAGGAGAAGCGGACCTGGCGGGTGGGGTTGTCGCCGTTGGTGTCGACGAGGCAGATCGACTGCCAGGTGCCGAGCTGGAGCCGACCGCCCAGCACCGGCAGCGTCGCGTACGGCGGGACGAAGGCGGGCAGCACGTGGTCGCGGCCGTGACCCGGTGAGCCGTGCCGGTGCCGCCACCGGTCGTCGGTGGGGAGCAGGTCGTCGATCGCCCGCAGCAGGTCGTCGTCGGAGCCCGCGCCGGTCTCGATGATCGCCAGGCCGGCGGTGGCGTGCGGCACGAAGACGTGCAGCAGGCCGTCGCCCTCGCCGGCGAGGAACCGCTCGGCCTCGGCCGTGATGTCCTGGACGGTCGGCCGGGAACCGGTCCGGACGGTGATCACCTCACTGCGCATACCCGGCATTCTGCCGCAGCCGCTCAGCACCCGCCCCCGCCGCCGTCACCACCACCACCGCCGCCGCTGTCCCCGCCGCTGCCGCAGTCGCCGCCGTAGGAGGGCATGTCACCGCCGTAGGCGTTGGGGTGCGGCGGCGTGTACGGAAAGGCGGTGGCCGGGCCGGCGCCGGACCGGTAGCCCGGGGGGAACCGACGCCGGTCCCGCAGGGTGGTCAGACCCACCACCATCAGCAGGACGCCGACGCCGACGCCGAGCAACGGGTCCGGCCCCCGGTCGGGGGTACGGGCGATCTCCCGCGCCAGGATCACGCCGGACACCGTCACCACCAGCAGGCCCAGCGCGGTCAGCCCACCGCCCAGCAGACCCGGTCGTCGCCACATGCCGGCAGGGTAGTGCGACGGGTCCAGCCGCGCCCGCCCGCGGTGCCCCGTGGTCGCACAAAGTTACTGGTGGGTACCTGTGTTGAGCGTCGCGTCTGGGGGAGCCAGACGTGACGACGAGCGCCACGAGGGGGCAGGATGGCGCTAGAGACCTATCCCACACGAAACCGAGGGAACGCCTGTGGCTACGGAACGCAAGCGCCCGGTGATCACCGCTGGTCTGCCGAGCCAGCTTCCGGACATCGACCCTGAAGAGACCAGCGAATGGGTCGAGTCGCTCGACGGTGTCATCGACGAGCGCGGGACCAAGCGCGCCCGGTACGTCATGCTGCGCCTGCTGGAGCGGGCCCGCGAGCGCCAGGTCGGGGTGCCGTCCCT
This genomic window contains:
- a CDS encoding YjbQ family protein yields the protein MRSEVITVRTGSRPTVQDITAEAERFLAGEGDGLLHVFVPHATAGLAIIETGAGSDDDLLRAIDDLLPTDDRWRHRHGSPGHGRDHVLPAFVPPYATLPVLGGRLQLGTWQSICLVDTNGDNPTRQVRFSFLAA
- a CDS encoding MarR family winged helix-turn-helix transcriptional regulator; this translates as MAPPTDPDRSALAGDTVRRIMHIAAALRHHQDVEVAGLGLTPATARALDELDPDRPLPARDLAERLRCDRSNVTALVDKLEQAGLVERRTDPADRRQKALVVTADGRRVRERVRLVMSDSRLLDGLRTEELATLRELAWKVSDGGCPERCGPD
- a CDS encoding peroxiredoxin: MPIEVGAEAPDFVLKDQNNQEVRLSDFRGSRSVLLVFYPLAFTGICQGELCEVRDNLNEYVNDDVQVLTVSVDSVYAHKIWADREGYQFPLLADFWPHGAVAQAYGVFNDVAGIANRGTFVIDKAGVVRFAEMNMPGEARDQQGWRKALAEAVAA
- a CDS encoding transketolase C-terminal domain-containing protein, with the protein product MPGPRAAGDVPVEDRGAGTGTVVGGAPSSGERFADATDDGVASLPVGAAVVVDAAGEATVDPPPLPPSDPVDAYAEAARDVLRGVVASAREPIAGGRHKVFGRADLAVIPTTSTIASHLPRAVGLGLALERLRRTGGGRRTGADVADPAPAGADATGVTGTGTANGSGTGIGGAWPADAIVVCSFGDASVNHATATAAFNTAGWYDHTGLRIPVLFVCEDNGLGISVRSPRGWVEATLRAKPGIRYFAADGADPVEAYRVAVEAAAWVRRHRRPAVLHLATVRLMGHAGADAETAYRSPGELAADAERDPLLATARALVEGGFADGAELLARYDERGWQIRRIAEEVLDEPKLSSPAEVVAELSPRRPVRVSRAVAEAGVRAAGPGAGARAEAFGGRLPELAGPLTLAQSINAALTDGMLDHPGMAVFGEDVAAKGGVYGVTKGLRDRFGPARVFDTLLDETSILGLGLGAGLAGMLPVPEIQYLAYLHNAEDQLRGEAATMRFFSHGAFRNPMVVRVAGLAYQEGFGGHFHNDNSLAVLRDVPGLVIAVPARPDDAAPLLRSCLAAAAVDGTVSVFVEPVALYHTRDLYTEGDGEWAAGYAEPGGWAAAHVPVGRARVYGVGSAEDVTIVTFGNGVRMSLRAAATLADEGIGSRVVDLRWIAPLPVADIIREASATGRVLVVDETRRSGGVGEGVIAALVDAGYVGAARRVAGLDSFVPLGPAAGQVLVSEEAITQGARTLLAR
- a CDS encoding DUF3052 domain-containing protein, with the protein product MSATAGQAADGVRSLADRFGIEPGMVVMEMGYDEDVDQDLRDALTDRCGDLVDEDTDEVVDAVLVWYRDGDGDLFELLVDALGPLADAGVVWLLTPKAGRDGHVEPSEVAESAQTAGLQQTSTINAGRDWSGARLVLRRGSKGKK